In Ruminococcaceae bacterium BL-4, one DNA window encodes the following:
- a CDS encoding putative Folate transporter FolT (Evidence 3 : Putative function from multiple computational evidences): MKKFDTRTMTMIALLIAMTVFLARFCSISAWNIRIGFSFLPVAVAAILFGMKGACTVAALSDIIGTILFPVGPYFPGFTLTAFLTGIVYAMFLHKKQTPLRILGCVAVNQLFLSLFLNSFWISIWYSSPYVPLLATRSVQTFVVGIAQFLTLGVVSKVLSVYKNQAVG, translated from the coding sequence ATGAAAAAATTTGATACCCGAACCATGACAATGATTGCGCTTCTCATTGCAATGACCGTTTTTCTGGCCAGGTTCTGCTCGATCTCCGCATGGAATATCAGAATCGGATTTAGCTTTCTGCCGGTGGCTGTTGCCGCAATTCTTTTCGGCATGAAAGGAGCCTGCACCGTGGCGGCGCTAAGTGATATTATCGGTACAATCTTATTCCCGGTAGGGCCCTATTTTCCGGGATTTACCCTGACTGCCTTTCTTACTGGAATTGTCTATGCAATGTTTCTGCATAAAAAGCAGACACCCCTTCGCATTTTGGGCTGTGTAGCCGTAAATCAGCTTTTTTTAAGTCTCTTTCTCAATTCATTCTGGATTTCTATTTGGTATTCCTCCCCGTATGTGCCACTTTTAGCGACCAGATCGGTTCAAACCTTTGTGGTTGGAATCGCTCAATTTTTAACGCTGGGCGTAGTTTCGAAGGTACTTTCGGTTTATAAAAATCAAGCAGTGGGATGA
- a CDS encoding Glutamate formimidoyltransferase, producing MKSEQIIESVPNFSEGRDLSKVEEIVDCFRAKPGVKLLDYSTDPDHNRCVVTVLGNPEPLKKAMIEAVGAAIRLIDMTKHEGAHPRIGCVDVIPFIPVRNCTIDDADQLAKSVAKEAAERFGQPFYLYEKSASAPYRADLAAIRKGQFEGLAEKMKDPRWKPDFGPSTMHPTGGATAIGARMPLICFNVNLDTPNVEIARKISRRVRSINGGYRFVKAMGISLDERGLAQVTMNLTDYTQSSMYSVFEAIKMEARRYGARVLNSEIVGTIPMQALVDCAQYYLQVDDFSIDQVLETHL from the coding sequence TTGAAATCAGAGCAGATTATTGAATCAGTTCCAAATTTTAGCGAGGGCAGAGATCTGAGCAAAGTCGAAGAGATCGTCGATTGTTTTCGGGCAAAACCGGGCGTTAAGCTATTGGATTACTCTACAGATCCGGATCACAACCGTTGCGTTGTGACGGTATTGGGCAATCCAGAGCCGCTTAAAAAAGCGATGATTGAGGCGGTGGGAGCAGCAATACGTCTGATTGATATGACTAAACATGAAGGAGCGCATCCGAGAATTGGCTGTGTGGATGTGATTCCTTTTATTCCGGTGCGCAACTGTACCATCGACGATGCGGACCAGCTGGCAAAATCCGTGGCAAAAGAAGCCGCCGAGCGGTTTGGACAGCCATTTTATCTTTATGAAAAATCCGCTTCTGCTCCCTATCGTGCGGACCTTGCAGCGATCAGAAAAGGCCAGTTTGAAGGCCTCGCGGAAAAGATGAAGGATCCCCGTTGGAAACCGGATTTTGGCCCTTCTACCATGCATCCTACCGGCGGTGCTACAGCGATCGGCGCAAGGATGCCGCTGATCTGCTTTAATGTGAACCTCGATACGCCGAATGTGGAAATTGCAAGAAAGATCAGCAGAAGAGTGCGCAGTATTAACGGCGGATACCGGTTTGTGAAGGCGATGGGAATTTCTTTGGACGAACGGGGCCTTGCACAGGTTACCATGAATTTGACCGATTATACGCAAAGCTCCATGTACAGTGTTTTTGAAGCAATCAAAATGGAGGCCAGAAGATATGGCGCCCGGGTCCTTAACAGTGAGATCGTGGGGACTATCCCCATGCAGGCGTTGGTAGACTGTGCCCAGTATTATCTTCAGGTCGATGACTTTTCCATCGATCAGGTCTTGGAAACCCATTTGTAA
- a CDS encoding BTAD domain-containing protein: MLKATLLKSPSVELNGQLLTFPYRRAEALLYYMLVQHSATRQELIALLWESYDDVTGLKNLRNALYTLKKVLGGEFLISPQKSLVIINPDWEYTCDYDRFIQDGDFSAYAGPFLQGFSVKHSFSYEEWLSRTRDKLHEQYLHKISDQAQACLKCGNRKQAICWAEESLREEPLDETMCAFLMNLQRQEKQYVRATQIYQDLKKRLSEELGTEPMEATTVLYYEIMNEWNDTTFPPEHSSSAPVLVGRENIYAQLRAALDSFRLEAARHCSQLLMGDVGSGKGEMIDYLLQSIDLSSFLVIRCACLQSEKLMPLAPWDRVMLPLAELIQRENVSLSEPIRAHLGQVFSVFREGGEAGATRLLRKLDEPLKDSLMMLLEMLTRRHKILLILENLQWMDPDSLSLMDTVMRHLGTGGLMMILTCSGGGSPSLQKSLRCDAADNLLQEHSLLPLTREQTDTLLQNELGKETALQLQSCFYDETGGNFSLLMELTRAFLRNGSTKETLNSLDDILMEYLSGLDENTIHIAELISVFQQDAPCEILLELLNGNEAALSSGLEELLHRHLIEEYRDGSEITYRFFHERIRKLTYDRLNYFQRSPLHLRIAQLFTGNGLPVQSNICRRAARHFHLGGDSVRSLSCRIRALDLESTRSCEPFPCVPCEKIAFVPSKKLQEELLQCEQKLSDLQQSEQGTITLPALENQLILIRGRLLLFHGDFEKGSAVLGTLSATGSEDRNHNVIMIRACYLLASCALYRQSLSLAERYTAAGTRLLQKSGDPVLSAQFQRLRGACFCLRGDYDKSGYYFLEAIEKLEKQLPSTAARIQLAAANSACGRLFRQRQDYANACSCFKKALDTLDGSEKGSWPGAVWVYIHYGRTTFFMEDQLRAQQLFLRGYELSQITGELWGRTAAAAFTSYYQIQDGNFEAAINSLKDAQKSNILQQSPLEGAILCFVSMAIRQYLERTQQHNRELDTLLTFSSASYARQGLRLLSGIPDVAEAQLLSKSLRDGITDQQHFHASELYSKNKHFMTE; the protein is encoded by the coding sequence ATGCTGAAAGCCACTCTTTTAAAAAGCCCTTCTGTAGAATTGAACGGTCAGCTGCTCACGTTTCCATATCGGCGGGCGGAAGCACTGCTTTACTATATGCTTGTGCAGCACAGCGCCACCAGACAAGAGCTGATTGCTCTTCTTTGGGAAAGCTACGATGATGTTACGGGACTTAAAAATCTGCGCAATGCGCTTTATACCCTGAAAAAAGTTCTGGGGGGTGAATTTTTGATTTCTCCCCAGAAATCTCTTGTCATTATCAACCCGGATTGGGAATACACCTGTGACTATGACCGCTTTATACAGGACGGTGATTTTTCCGCTTATGCAGGACCCTTTTTACAGGGTTTTTCTGTAAAGCATTCTTTTTCCTATGAAGAATGGCTCAGCCGCACCCGTGATAAACTGCACGAACAATATCTCCATAAAATTTCGGATCAGGCGCAGGCATGTCTGAAATGCGGCAACCGTAAGCAGGCGATCTGCTGGGCGGAAGAATCTTTGCGGGAAGAGCCCCTCGACGAAACCATGTGCGCTTTTCTCATGAATCTTCAGCGGCAGGAAAAACAGTATGTACGTGCTACCCAGATTTATCAGGATTTAAAGAAGCGTCTTTCAGAAGAATTGGGAACCGAACCCATGGAAGCTACTACCGTCCTTTATTATGAGATCATGAATGAGTGGAACGATACAACGTTTCCACCCGAACATTCCTCTTCTGCGCCTGTTCTGGTGGGGCGTGAAAATATCTACGCTCAATTGCGGGCTGCGCTGGATTCTTTTCGCTTAGAGGCTGCCCGCCACTGTTCTCAGCTTTTAATGGGAGATGTAGGCTCCGGAAAAGGAGAAATGATTGATTATCTGCTGCAAAGTATTGATTTATCTTCTTTTCTTGTGATTCGCTGTGCTTGCCTGCAATCTGAAAAGCTGATGCCTCTTGCCCCTTGGGACCGTGTAATGCTTCCTCTTGCAGAACTGATTCAGCGGGAAAATGTCTCTCTTTCAGAGCCAATAAGAGCCCACCTCGGCCAAGTTTTTTCCGTTTTCCGCGAAGGCGGAGAAGCAGGGGCTACGCGTCTGCTCCGGAAATTGGATGAACCCCTGAAAGACAGCCTGATGATGCTGCTTGAAATGCTTACTAGACGACACAAAATCCTTTTAATTCTCGAAAATCTACAGTGGATGGATCCAGACAGTCTTTCGCTAATGGATACCGTTATGCGGCATCTCGGGACCGGCGGCCTAATGATGATTTTAACCTGCAGCGGCGGCGGAAGTCCCTCTCTACAAAAATCTTTGCGGTGCGATGCTGCGGATAATCTTCTGCAAGAGCATTCGCTGCTCCCTCTTACGCGGGAACAGACCGATACGCTCCTCCAAAATGAACTTGGCAAAGAAACAGCTCTGCAGCTACAAAGCTGTTTTTATGATGAAACCGGCGGAAATTTTTCTCTTTTAATGGAACTAACCCGCGCTTTTCTTCGCAATGGCAGCACCAAAGAAACGCTTAACAGCCTTGACGATATTTTGATGGAATATCTATCTGGGCTGGACGAAAATACCATTCACATTGCCGAGCTCATCTCTGTTTTTCAGCAGGATGCTCCCTGCGAAATTTTGCTGGAACTTCTCAACGGCAACGAAGCTGCCCTTTCTTCCGGATTGGAGGAACTGCTGCACCGCCATCTGATCGAAGAATACCGGGACGGCAGCGAAATTACCTATCGGTTTTTTCATGAACGCATCCGAAAACTGACTTATGACCGGCTGAACTATTTTCAGCGCAGTCCCCTGCATCTGCGAATTGCACAGCTTTTTACCGGAAACGGACTGCCGGTGCAAAGCAATATTTGCCGCCGTGCAGCACGACATTTCCATTTGGGCGGCGATTCCGTCCGCTCTCTAAGCTGTCGGATTCGCGCCCTCGATTTAGAAAGCACGCGCAGTTGTGAGCCCTTTCCCTGCGTTCCCTGCGAAAAGATCGCGTTTGTCCCTTCGAAAAAACTTCAAGAAGAACTTTTACAGTGCGAACAGAAGCTCTCTGATCTTCAGCAGTCTGAACAAGGAACAATCACTCTGCCGGCTTTGGAGAACCAGCTGATTCTTATCCGCGGACGTCTGCTTTTATTTCATGGAGATTTTGAAAAGGGAAGCGCAGTATTGGGAACTCTCAGTGCTACAGGCAGTGAAGACCGAAATCATAACGTGATAATGATCCGCGCCTGCTACTTACTGGCTTCCTGTGCTCTTTACCGGCAGTCTCTCAGTCTTGCGGAACGCTATACTGCTGCGGGAACGCGCCTTCTTCAAAAAAGCGGAGACCCCGTGCTTTCCGCACAATTTCAGCGTCTGCGGGGTGCCTGCTTCTGTCTGCGCGGCGACTACGATAAAAGTGGGTACTATTTTTTAGAGGCCATTGAAAAACTTGAAAAGCAGCTTCCCTCCACTGCAGCGCGGATTCAACTTGCCGCGGCAAACAGTGCCTGCGGAAGGTTATTCCGCCAACGGCAGGACTATGCGAATGCCTGCTCCTGTTTTAAAAAAGCATTAGATACATTGGATGGTTCCGAAAAAGGCTCTTGGCCAGGAGCTGTTTGGGTTTATATCCACTATGGGCGAACGACTTTCTTTATGGAAGATCAGCTGCGGGCACAGCAGCTATTTTTGCGCGGATATGAATTGTCTCAGATTACCGGAGAACTTTGGGGCCGTACCGCAGCGGCCGCTTTTACCTCCTATTACCAAATACAGGATGGAAACTTTGAAGCTGCAATCAACAGCCTCAAAGATGCGCAAAAAAGCAACATTCTCCAGCAGTCTCCTTTAGAGGGCGCCATCCTCTGTTTTGTCAGCATGGCTATCCGCCAATATCTGGAACGCACGCAGCAGCATAATCGGGAATTGGACACTTTACTGACTTTTTCTTCTGCCAGCTATGCGCGCCAGGGACTCCGGCTGCTCTCGGGAATTCCGGATGTGGCGGAAGCACAGCTTTTATCAAAAAGTCTGCGTGACGGTATTACAGATCAGCAACATTTTCATGCATCGGAGCTTTACAGCAAAAATAAGCATTTTATGACAGAATAA
- the bglK gene encoding ROK family protein, giving the protein MEKAPKEVQTKRKNKIKIVHYIYRRGHASKVDIANDLGLSMPTVLQNIKELSDAGIVEKVGDYQSTGGRKAKALSIVPDICYAVGVDITANHLGLVMIDAKGTILSNTRQRMRYEDTFSYYQEISERIQAFIDDTLEYPKEREKITGIGVSIPGIIDKANHILLKSHALNVSNISLLKLSQFLPYKVVFDNDANCAAYTEISDPDKNVIYLSLNNTVGGAISYNGKLYEGDHLKSGEFGHIIIVPNGERCYCGKRGCVDCYCSALRLSSHTGGNLEKYFIKLKNGNHDFEKIWNDYLYTLALTVSNLRMAFDCDIIIGGYVGGYLKDYLIDLSKLVMQMNKFDFDTSYLRCSKYHMEASAYGIAMWLIQKFYDTIG; this is encoded by the coding sequence ATGGAAAAGGCACCAAAGGAAGTCCAAACAAAGCGAAAGAATAAAATTAAAATTGTCCATTATATCTATCGGCGCGGCCATGCTTCGAAGGTGGATATTGCAAATGATTTGGGGCTCAGTATGCCTACGGTTCTTCAGAATATCAAAGAGCTGAGCGATGCGGGCATCGTGGAAAAAGTAGGAGATTATCAATCCACCGGAGGAAGAAAGGCAAAAGCACTGTCGATTGTTCCTGATATTTGTTATGCAGTGGGGGTGGATATTACCGCCAATCATCTAGGGTTGGTGATGATTGATGCAAAGGGTACCATACTGTCGAATACCCGGCAGAGGATGCGGTATGAAGATACATTTTCCTATTATCAGGAGATTTCCGAGAGGATTCAAGCTTTTATTGATGATACGCTTGAGTATCCAAAAGAGCGCGAAAAAATCACGGGAATCGGCGTTTCCATTCCAGGAATTATCGATAAAGCGAATCATATCCTTTTAAAATCACACGCGCTGAATGTTTCTAATATCAGCCTTTTAAAGCTCAGCCAGTTTTTACCCTATAAAGTTGTCTTTGATAATGACGCAAATTGTGCGGCTTATACTGAGATTTCTGATCCTGATAAAAATGTGATTTATCTTTCTCTCAATAATACCGTCGGAGGTGCCATCAGCTATAACGGAAAATTATATGAGGGCGATCATTTAAAAAGCGGAGAATTTGGCCATATCATCATTGTTCCAAACGGCGAAAGATGTTATTGCGGAAAAAGAGGATGTGTCGATTGTTATTGTTCGGCCTTGCGCCTTTCTTCTCATACGGGCGGCAATCTGGAAAAATATTTTATCAAGCTAAAAAACGGTAACCACGATTTTGAAAAAATCTGGAATGATTATCTTTATACGCTTGCTTTGACCGTATCTAATCTGCGGATGGCCTTTGACTGCGATATTATTATTGGTGGCTATGTAGGCGGGTATCTTAAAGACTATCTCATCGATCTTAGTAAACTTGTGATGCAGATGAATAAATTTGATTTTGATACCTCTTATCTGCGGTGCAGTAAATATCATATGGAAGCTTCTGCATATGGGATTGCTATGTGGCTGATTCAGAAATTTTACGATACCATCGGATAA
- the gutB gene encoding glucitol (sorbitol) dehydrogenase (Evidence 2a : Function from experimental evidences in other organisms; PubMedId : 1460002, 8195086, 8195087, 12897001, 19784641; Product type e : enzyme) codes for MYSANRLLNLFIKVFNILEKGSDFVNKKMKVAVMLDIEKMGFESRDIPQPKDNEALVKVEYVGVCGSDLHYYEFGRIGDYIVKPPYVLGHEAGGTVVAVGKDVKNLKVGDRVALEPGKTCGHCEFCKTGRYNLCPDVIFFATPPVNGVFQQYVAHEADLCFKLPDNMDTMEGALIEPLSVGFHAAKQGNAHLGQTATVFGAGCIGLMSMMALKAMGVSTVYVVDVMQNRLNKAKELGATEIINGKDEDAVQKIMELTHQKGIDLSIETAGTEITSRQAIKVAKKGSTIVFVGYSKSGEITLPMSMALDKELTFKTVFRYRHIYPVAIDAVSSGKVNLKGVVTNVYDFDDIQRAMDESVHNKDTVVKSVIKII; via the coding sequence ATGTATTCTGCTAATAGATTATTAAATCTTTTTATTAAAGTCTTTAATATTCTTGAAAAAGGAAGCGATTTTGTGAATAAAAAAATGAAAGTTGCCGTTATGCTGGACATCGAAAAAATGGGATTTGAATCACGTGATATTCCGCAGCCCAAGGATAACGAAGCTCTTGTCAAAGTGGAGTACGTAGGCGTCTGCGGTTCTGATCTTCATTATTATGAATTTGGAAGAATCGGCGATTATATCGTAAAACCGCCTTATGTTTTAGGGCATGAGGCCGGCGGCACAGTCGTCGCAGTGGGAAAAGATGTTAAAAATCTAAAAGTTGGGGACCGGGTAGCTTTGGAACCCGGAAAGACCTGCGGGCACTGCGAATTTTGTAAAACCGGCCGGTATAATCTTTGCCCCGATGTGATTTTTTTTGCCACTCCGCCTGTAAACGGCGTTTTTCAGCAGTATGTTGCTCATGAAGCAGATCTGTGCTTTAAGCTGCCGGACAATATGGATACCATGGAAGGGGCTTTGATTGAACCCCTCTCCGTCGGGTTCCATGCAGCAAAACAGGGCAATGCCCATTTGGGGCAGACAGCAACGGTATTCGGTGCAGGCTGCATTGGGCTGATGTCCATGATGGCTTTAAAGGCCATGGGAGTTTCCACCGTCTATGTGGTCGACGTAATGCAGAACCGTCTCAATAAAGCCAAAGAATTGGGCGCAACCGAAATCATCAATGGGAAAGACGAGGATGCCGTTCAAAAGATTATGGAATTGACGCATCAAAAGGGAATTGATCTTTCAATTGAAACAGCCGGAACCGAAATTACATCCCGTCAAGCGATCAAAGTTGCCAAAAAGGGAAGCACAATCGTATTTGTAGGCTACAGCAAGAGCGGAGAAATCACCCTGCCCATGAGCATGGCACTTGATAAAGAGCTCACCTTCAAAACAGTCTTCCGCTATAGACATATTTATCCTGTTGCAATTGACGCTGTTTCCAGTGGAAAAGTAAATCTGAAAGGCGTTGTTACCAATGTCTATGACTTCGATGATATTCAAAGAGCCATGGATGAGAGTGTTCACAATAAGGATACCGTTGTAAAATCAGTTATTAAAATAATCTGA
- a CDS encoding Ribose ABC transport system, periplasmic ribose-binding protein RbsB (TC 3.A.1.2.1), with translation MKKKLLATVMSALLITSLLGGCGSSSTASSQAASGAASTTSTSQAAGKKLKIGITVQSLSNQVWSVACTTMKDMADKDGNTLTYTDCGDTSSKQIEQIENFISSKCDVIMVNPSDPNAIENVCKEARDAGIKVMCWDNEMENTDINWVIDNQKLGYMIGEQASKFINDKFTDGKCQVAVLDYPQTAILLERENGILAALKEKAPNAEVVAQQPAINATEGQDAMETILQAHPDVKVVCCIGGGGAVGANEALKSANKIADNVGIFAADATDQELAAMLNGEANRMSVMVTGTPKVIGENCYQLITKLGTGGTFDSRNVYRDIFPVTAENASQYYSK, from the coding sequence TTGAAAAAGAAGTTATTAGCAACCGTGATGAGCGCTCTGCTTATCACATCTCTGCTGGGTGGCTGCGGCAGCAGCTCCACAGCAAGCAGCCAAGCAGCTTCGGGTGCTGCTTCAACAACATCCACATCGCAGGCAGCAGGCAAGAAGCTCAAAATCGGCATCACCGTCCAGAGTCTTAGCAATCAGGTCTGGTCCGTAGCGTGCACCACCATGAAAGACATGGCCGATAAAGATGGAAATACCCTTACCTACACCGACTGCGGAGATACCTCATCAAAGCAGATTGAGCAAATCGAGAACTTTATCAGCAGCAAATGCGATGTCATCATGGTAAATCCCTCCGATCCGAATGCGATCGAAAATGTCTGCAAAGAGGCACGGGACGCCGGCATTAAAGTAATGTGCTGGGATAACGAAATGGAAAATACCGATATCAACTGGGTCATTGATAACCAAAAACTTGGTTACATGATTGGCGAGCAGGCCAGCAAATTCATCAATGACAAATTTACCGACGGCAAATGCCAAGTCGCTGTGCTGGATTATCCTCAGACCGCAATCCTTCTTGAAAGAGAAAACGGGATTCTGGCAGCACTCAAAGAAAAAGCCCCCAACGCAGAAGTAGTTGCACAGCAGCCGGCTATTAACGCAACAGAAGGTCAGGACGCCATGGAGACAATTCTTCAAGCACATCCCGATGTAAAAGTTGTCTGCTGCATCGGTGGCGGCGGCGCTGTTGGTGCAAATGAAGCTTTGAAATCCGCCAACAAAATTGCCGATAATGTAGGCATTTTTGCAGCAGATGCAACCGACCAGGAACTGGCAGCCATGCTAAATGGTGAAGCAAACAGAATGTCCGTCATGGTAACCGGAACTCCAAAAGTTATCGGTGAAAACTGCTATCAGCTGATCACAAAGCTCGGCACGGGCGGTACTTTTGACAGCCGCAATGTTTACAGAGATATCTTCCCTGTAACAGCTGAAAATGCTTCGCAGTATTATTCAAAATAA
- the rbsA gene encoding ribose ABC transporter (ATP-binding protein) (Evidence 2a : Function from experimental evidences in other organisms; PubMedId : 7921236; Product type t : transporter), with protein sequence MEDSEYVLQLNHIKKTYPGVVALNDVSLDVKKGEIHALIGENGAGKSTLIKCCSGAVVPDSGEIITSGQTFHSMTPRLAIQNGIAIIYQEFNLVGDLSAAENIFLGRAIRKGIMIDRKKMVEESEKVFQRLHIHINPNTLVRNLSVGYQQMVEIAKAIQQDVKLLIMDEPSAPLTNGETEGLFKTIDALKSYGVSIIYISHRMEEIFRLSDRVTVLRDGNYIKTVNTKDTNVDELVNLMVGRTLQEKFPPRKDCIRDETLLEVKNLYGNGDQNISFSVKKGEILGFGGLIGAGRTELAQMLFGIAPKTSGQIFFKGKEIHPKNPRNAIDLGIALVPEDRKQQGLLLGLSINQNINMPIYRQLSKGSVINEKKEREISKKYIKEIEIKTPSIHQLAKNLSGGNQQKVVLAKWLAANSELIIFDEPTRGIDIGAKYEIYKLINDLVEQGKTILLISSEMEELMGMSDRILVLSEGKITGELKKDSFSQEMIMNFASNVKKEKSA encoded by the coding sequence ATGGAAGATTCTGAATATGTTCTGCAATTAAATCACATTAAAAAAACCTATCCCGGCGTGGTAGCTCTGAACGACGTATCCCTTGACGTCAAAAAAGGCGAAATTCATGCCCTGATCGGAGAAAACGGCGCTGGAAAATCAACGCTGATTAAGTGCTGCAGCGGCGCTGTGGTTCCGGATTCCGGAGAAATCATCACCAGCGGACAAACTTTTCACTCTATGACTCCCCGGCTTGCAATCCAAAACGGAATCGCCATCATCTATCAAGAGTTTAATCTGGTTGGAGACCTTTCCGCAGCGGAAAATATTTTTCTCGGCCGCGCTATTCGAAAAGGTATCATGATTGACCGCAAAAAGATGGTTGAAGAATCCGAAAAGGTATTCCAGCGTCTCCACATCCATATTAACCCCAATACCCTCGTGCGCAATCTTTCGGTAGGCTATCAGCAGATGGTAGAGATTGCAAAGGCTATTCAGCAGGATGTAAAACTGCTCATTATGGATGAACCTTCGGCTCCGCTTACCAACGGTGAAACCGAGGGCCTCTTTAAAACCATCGACGCGCTTAAGAGCTATGGGGTTTCAATTATCTATATCTCTCACCGGATGGAAGAAATTTTCCGCCTGTCAGACCGCGTTACCGTTCTGCGCGACGGCAACTACATAAAAACCGTCAATACCAAAGACACCAATGTTGACGAATTGGTAAATCTGATGGTTGGTCGGACGCTGCAGGAAAAATTTCCGCCTAGGAAAGACTGCATTCGGGACGAAACCTTACTTGAAGTGAAAAATCTATATGGAAATGGCGACCAGAATATTTCGTTCTCGGTTAAAAAGGGGGAAATTCTTGGATTTGGAGGTCTCATCGGCGCAGGTCGTACAGAACTTGCGCAAATGCTTTTCGGCATAGCACCGAAAACCTCAGGCCAAATTTTTTTCAAAGGAAAAGAAATTCATCCGAAAAATCCGCGTAACGCCATCGATTTGGGAATTGCGCTGGTCCCCGAAGACCGGAAGCAGCAGGGACTTTTATTGGGGCTTTCGATCAATCAGAATATCAATATGCCAATTTACCGCCAGCTCTCAAAAGGCTCTGTCATCAACGAGAAAAAGGAGCGGGAGATCAGCAAAAAATACATTAAGGAAATTGAGATCAAGACTCCCAGCATTCATCAGCTTGCAAAGAACCTAAGCGGCGGAAACCAGCAAAAAGTAGTTCTTGCAAAATGGCTTGCAGCCAACTCGGAACTTATTATTTTTGACGAACCGACACGCGGAATCGATATCGGTGCAAAATATGAAATCTATAAACTCATTAACGACCTCGTCGAACAGGGCAAGACCATTCTTCTGATTTCTTCTGAAATGGAAGAACTGATGGGAATGTCCGACCGAATTTTAGTGCTGTCAGAGGGAAAAATTACCGGTGAATTGAAGAAAGATTCTTTTAGTCAGGAAATGATTATGAATTTTGCTTCCAACGTGAAAAAGGAGAAATCGGCATGA
- the rbsC gene encoding ribose ABC transporter (permease) (Evidence 2a : Function from experimental evidences in other organisms; PubMedId : 7921236, 15849754, 16850406; Product type t : transporter) produces MKKVIPILKERAIYVALIALFIIFSCLSSDFLSANNLINIARQIAVLGIASVGMTYVILIGGIDLSTGSIITFVNIIAAYLMVNLGMNMWLAILIALLSSTAIGFLNGLLVANMNIPSLIVTFASQTIFEGFAYIISKGMPIFGFPKGFATIGQGYVGFIPIPVIVMIIIFLIGGFILNKTYFGRYFYALGGNETAAQMAGIRVKRVKYLIFALSGLFAGIAGIIMLARTNSGQPTAGKGYEFQVITAVALGGVSLSGGSGKLSNVVAGVFIMGILKNGMVLLNISEYVQMVVEGVILLLAVGFDCLQKRKLGYQNH; encoded by the coding sequence ATGAAGAAGGTTATTCCTATTTTAAAAGAAAGGGCAATCTATGTTGCGCTCATTGCCCTGTTTATCATTTTCTCATGTTTGAGCAGTGATTTTTTAAGCGCTAATAATCTAATCAACATTGCCCGCCAGATCGCCGTGCTTGGAATTGCTTCCGTCGGTATGACTTATGTAATCCTGATTGGCGGAATCGACCTTTCCACCGGCTCCATTATCACGTTTGTCAATATCATCGCGGCGTATTTGATGGTCAATTTGGGCATGAATATGTGGCTTGCAATTCTTATTGCGCTGCTTTCCAGCACCGCAATCGGATTTTTAAACGGCCTTTTGGTTGCTAATATGAATATCCCCTCCCTTATCGTAACTTTCGCTTCTCAAACGATTTTTGAAGGCTTCGCGTACATTATTTCAAAAGGGATGCCGATTTTCGGCTTTCCGAAAGGATTTGCAACCATCGGGCAGGGATATGTCGGTTTTATTCCAATCCCGGTCATTGTCATGATCATTATCTTTCTCATTGGCGGATTCATTCTTAACAAAACCTATTTCGGCAGATATTTTTACGCATTGGGCGGAAACGAGACCGCCGCACAGATGGCAGGTATCCGGGTAAAAAGAGTCAAATATCTGATTTTCGCGCTTTCCGGTCTCTTTGCAGGCATCGCAGGCATTATCATGTTGGCACGCACCAATTCCGGCCAGCCTACGGCAGGCAAAGGCTACGAATTCCAGGTAATCACTGCAGTGGCCCTTGGCGGCGTAAGCCTTTCAGGCGGCTCTGGCAAGCTCTCTAACGTTGTAGCAGGTGTCTTCATCATGGGAATTTTGAAAAACGGCATGGTCCTATTAAATATCAGCGAATATGTTCAGATGGTAGTAGAAGGCGTCATCCTTCTTCTGGCTGTTGGATTTGACTGCCTGCAAAAACGGAAACTTGGATATCAAAACCACTGA
- a CDS encoding protein of unknown function (Evidence 5 : Unknown function), translated as MTACKNGNLDIKTTDRIVFKSEFSNPGLFYSFSDKKLLKTKKG; from the coding sequence TTGACTGCCTGCAAAAACGGAAACTTGGATATCAAAACCACTGATCGTATTGTTTTTAAAAGTGAATTTTCAAATCCGGGACTTTTCTATTCGTTTTCTGATAAGAAACTTTTAAAAACAAAGAAGGGATGA